GAGGTAGATTGGTCTGCCTATCCGGGCGCGCAGACCCCACATACGGGCCAGTTCCTGATCCTCCTCGATCCGGATCGCGGGCGGGGAATCGAGTTTGCCGCGCGCACCGAGCAATTGATCGAGCAGATGTTCTTCGCGGGCCTCTCCAGGCTTCCCGGCAGCCGGCGCTACGAGCGCCGCGCAGAAACGATGCGCGACGGGATTCCCATTGATGCACAGGAACTTGGTCGGCTGGAGCGAATGGCCCATGATGGGGCGTGGCAGGCATGAAGCTCTGCGGCTATAACGAAAAAGCGTAGGCATAGCGAGAAGGCCCCGGATGGACGAGATAGACAAGCGTGGCGGAAGGCGGCATGGCCACTCGCTGGCTGCTACGTTGCGCAGACTTCGGCAGGAAGCAGGGCTCAATCTCAACGAACTCGCACAGCGCAGCGATCTGGCTCCGTCCACACTCTCCAAGATCGAAAATGCGCAGATGTCGCCGACCTACGAGACGCTGCTGAGCCTCGCCTCAGGTCTTGACGTCGATGTCACCGAGCTTTTCGCCCACAAGCCGAGTGCGCCTGTGAGTGGTCGCCGCACCGTGACGCGGAAGGGCGAGGGCGCGGTGCTCAAGGCCGGCACCTACGACTACGAATTGCTGTGCGCCGATATTGCCCGCAAGAAGTTCGTCCCCCTGCTCACCCGCATCAACGCCCGCTCAACCCGCGAGTTCAACACGCTGGTGACGCATCCGGGCGAGGAATTCATTTACGTGCTCGAAGGCAGCATCGTACTCCACACCGATCTCTACGCACCAACCGAGCTCAAGGCCGGTGACAGCTGCTATTTCGACAGCCTCATGGGCCACGCGCTGATCTCATCCTCCGACGAGCCTGCTACCATCCTATGGGTCTGCTCGAACGTGGTGGAGCCTTTGATCGGGTGAGTGAAGATCGCGAAACTCCTGAGCGCGACGACAGTGGTGCCATCGCCGTTCTGGCGAAGGCTTTCCATGTGCTCGAAACCATGGCCGATATGGCCGGCCCTGCCCCATTGCGCGAAATCGCAAAAGCGACGGCCCTCCCCAAGGGCACGCTGTTCCGCATTCTGCAAACCATGGTGGGTCTGGGCTATGTCGGGCAGCTCACCGACAGCAGCGACTATTATCTGACCAGTCAGATCGCCCATCTTGGCCGCAATGCGCGTCAGGAAGACATCAAGATGCTCGCCATGCCGCTGATGACCGTGCTGCACGGCAAGTTCAATGAGACGATCAATCTTGGCATCCTCGAAGGTCAGTTCGTCTACTACGTCGCGGTGATGGAGGCGCAGCGCCCCCTCGCCTGGCGTGTGCCCGCTGGCACGCGCGATACGTTCCACTCGACGGCATTGGGCCGCGCTATCGTCGCGCAACTTGGCGACTCGCACCGCGAGGCTCTGATCCGCCGCGCCAATCTCAAGCGAGCCGAAAAGCGCGGTATGACCCGCGAAGCCTTGGCTGCGCTGATCGAGGAGGCGCGGGAAAGTAAAGTTGCCTTCGATCTCGAGGAAAACGACGAAGGGGTCGTCTGCATCGGCACGCCGATCTTCATCGACAGTCGCGTTGTCGCCGCGGTGAGCGTCTCTATCCCCGCCATTCGTTACACACCAGCTTTGGGCGAAGAGATACGGCAGGCCTTGCTGGACCTCGACTTCAACTTCAAGACCAACAAGAAGCGGTCGAGTGATTCCGCGTGACCTACGAAATCCGCCCTGAACGCTCCCCTGACGCGGCCGCTATACGCGAACTTACCGACATGGCCTTCAGAGGTGCCAAGCACAGCTCCGGCACCGAAGGCGCAATTATCGACGCCCTTCGCACTGCCGGCGCCCTCACGTTGTCACTGGTCGCAACCATGGACGGAGAGATCGTCGGTCACGTCGCCTTTTCGCCCGTGACGTTCGATGGCGTCGATATTGGCTGGCTAGGCCTCGGCCCGATCTCCGTTCGCCCGGATCTTCAAGGCGAGGGAATCGGCAGCGCGTTGATTAACGAAGGGACGGGCCACCTCCGCCGATTAGGCGTTCCAGGCTGCGTGCTGCTTGGTGATCCGAAGTACTATCGGCGTTTCGGCTTCGAGAGCGACCCCGCCATTCGCTATCAGGGCGTACCGCCGGAATACTTCAGGCGGATATCGCTCGATGGATCGCAACCGACCGGCGACGTGGCCTTTCACCCGGCCTTCTCAATTTAAAGCCCGGCGGTGGTCCGCCGGGCTCCAGCCTCAACCCAGTTGCGGGGCTACTTCCCTTGCGGCGCTGCGAACCGCCTCAAGGGTTTGGTCGACCACATCGTCATTATGTTCGGACGAAACGAACCACGCGCCGCGTTCGAGCACGCGCACGCCGCGCTGCAGCAATGCCAGCGAGAACAGGCTGTAGCCCTTCTTGTCCGAACGGGCCATGTCGCGGTAATTGCGCGCCGGCTCGTCGAGGCCGAAGGCGACGTGGAACATGAGCTCGAAGCCCGTCACCTGCGCCTTGATCCCGGCTTCCTTGAGAATGTCGCTGATGCCGTCGCGCAGACGCACGCCATAGACGGAGCTGCGCTCGTAATGCTCGGGCGTCAGGGCGTTCTGCGTGCCGATCATCGCCGCCATGGCGACGGGCTGGGCATTGAACGTTCCGCCATGCAGAACGCCGCCGGTGGCGAAGAGATCGATGAGGTCGGCGCGGCCGACAATGGCAGCGACTGGGAAGCCGTTGGCGATGGCCTTGGCGAAGATCGAGATGTCGGGCGTGACGCCGAACCGCTCCTGCGCGCCGCCACGTCCGAGGCGGAAACCGGTGATGACTTCATCGAAGATCAGCAGCGCGCCGTGCTTGCGGCAGGCTGCCTGCACGCCTTCGAGATAGCCCGGCGCCGGAGAGATGGCACCCTGGTTGCACATGGCCGCTTCCATCAGCACCGCCGCCACGTCGCCCTTGGCAAGACGCGCCTCGACGGCGGCGAGATCGTTCCAGCCGAGGATCGAAAGGCCCTCGGCCTCGCTCGGGTCCTGGCCCTTGCTGCCGCCGACAGGCACCGGCGCGTCTTCCGGACCACCGGCATTGAGCGCCGGAGCGGTCGACCACAGGATGTTGTCGAACCAGCCATGGTAATGGCCTTCGAACTTGACGATCTTGCGCCGACCGGTGACGGCGCGGGCAAGGCGCATGGCGGCCTGGGCGACTTCCGAACCCGAGGAGCCGAAACGGATACGCTCGGCCGACGGAATGCGCTCGCAGATGATCCTGGCGGCTTGGAACTCGACCGGAGCCTGGCCGGCAAACAGAATGCCGCGATCGACCTGCTCCTTGACCGCCTGGCGCACGCCGGCCGGATTGTGGCCGAGCACCATGGCGCCCATTCCGCAGTAGTAATCGATGAGGCGATTGCCATCGACGTCGAAGAGGTAGGCGCCTTCGCCGCGCTCGAACACCAGCGGGCCCGGCTGCATGCCGAGGCGGAAGTTGGAATTGACGCCACCTGCCACGAAGCGGGAGTTTTCCGCGATGATCCTGGCCGATTGCTCGAAATTCAGTTTGTCGCCCACGGGCGCGCCCTCCGTTTATTGGTTGCCCTCAGGGGAGCAAAAGCGACGTTTGGTGTAAAGGAACGTTTGTCTCGGGATACGAAACACAGCGAAGCCCTCTCCCGTGGCAGGAGAGGGCTTCGCGATTCAGAGCGAGAGGGTAAGCGGCTGATCGAGGGTGAAGACCACGCCATCATCGCCGGCGTCGGAGCGCCACATCTGCATGCCGAACTCGGCGGGCTGGTCGAGCACGGTGAGGCCGGCATGCCAGGCATTGCGGGCGATGCAGATGGCGTCTTCCGGCCCGGCGACAAACGCCCGGACATTGGCCAGGTCGGGATCGCCCGACGGCAGGGTCGGAGCCACGACCACCAGCCAACGCCCTACCCGCAGCGGCAGGAAGCTCTGCGTGGAATGGGGGTGACGTTCGAGGAAGGTGATACTGATGGCATCAGCCGGGACCGGCTTGGGCGCGAGCACGGTGAAGACGTGCCGCCCGGGCACGTCTCCGATCTCGTTGACCATCGGCACTTCCGTCATCTTGCCGTCGACCGCGCGGATCGCATAGGCGAAGGGTTCGGCGGCGCCCGGCGTCAGGGGTTGCAACTTCATCGCATCCCTCAGATCGCATCGAGGAAGGCGACGCCTTCCAGCTTGCGTTCGGCCTTGAGCTTGCGGAACCCGGCCTTGAGCTCTTCCTCGCCCGCCTTGTCGAAATTGCCGAAGGGGCTGCGGCAGAGGCCGGCATCGGCGCCCATCCAGGCCATGCCGCGCTTGATGGCGGCGATCGGATTGCGCGGCAGCGAGAAGAAGATGATGGCGTTGGCGGTTTCCTGGAACTGCCTGGCCGCTTCCATGTCGCCGGCCTTCACGGCGGCGTCGAGAGCGATGAAGACTTCCGGAATGAGGTTGTAGAACGAACCGATGATGCCGTCGGCGCCGAAGCTGAGGCCCGACATCGCCATCTCGTCGGCACCCGAATAGACGATGAAGTCCTTCGAGATTTCTTCCTTGATCCGCATGATCTCGAAATGGGTGGTGGCGGTGTACTTGATGCCCGCCAGGCCCTTGATGGTCGAGAGACGCTTGATCATGTCGAAGCCGAAGAGACCGGCCAGCGGCACGTTGTAGGCGATCATCGGCAGGCTCGTGGAGCCGGTCACGTCGCTATAGTAGTTGTAGACCTGATCCTGCGAGAAACCCCAGTAGAACGGCGGCACCGAGGAGATGGCGTCGATGCCGGCTTCCTCGGCGTGCTGGGCCAGTTCCACGGTCAGCTTGGTGCTGATGGCGCCGACATGGGCCATGAGCGGGATGCGGCCGGCGGTCTCGTCGACCACGACTTCGACCACCCGCTTGCGCTCTTCGGGCGACATCATGAAGCTCTCGCCGGTGCTGCCGGTGAGGTAGAGCCCGTGCACCTTCCTGTCGATGAGGAAGCGCACGGCCGCGCGCATGCGGGCCTCGTCGAAATTCTCGTTCTCATCGAACGTGGTCACCATCGCCGGGATCACACCGGTGATGTTCTTGATATCGAAGGCAGGCATCAATGGCTCCAGGAAAAGAGGCTCACGCCGCGTTGGGCGCGGCCTCGGGAAGGTCGATGAGGTGGCAGGCGGCGTAGTGGTCGCGCCCGTCGATTTGGTAACGCCTGAGCTTGGGTTCGACCTGCGAACACACGTCCTTGCGGAACTGGCAGCGCGGGTGGAACGGGCAGCCGCTGGGCGGATTGACCGGGCTGGGCACGTCACCCTCAAGCACGATGCGCTTGGTCTGCTTGTCGAGGTCGGCCACCGGGATGGCCGAGAGCAGCGCCTGCGTATAGGGGTGGAGGCGCCGGGCGTAGAGATCCTCGGACGCGCACAGCTCCACGATCCGGCCCAGATACATCACCGCGATGCGGTCGCAGATGTATTCGGTGACCGACAGGTCGTGGGTGATGAAGATGTAGGTGAGGTTCTTTTCCTGCTTGAGCTTCATCAGAAGCTGCAGGACCTGCGCCTGGATCGACACGTCGAGCGCGCTCACCGCCTCGTCGCAGATGATCAGTTCCGGCTCGATGGAGAGCGCCCGGGCAATGCCGATACGCTGGCGCTGTCCGCCCGAAAACTCGTGCGGGTAGCGATCCATGTATTCGCGCCGCATGTTCACCGCCTCGAGCAGGTCGCCGATGATCTTGCGGCGCTCCTCGCGCGACTTGATGCCGTATTTCTTGAGCGGGTCCTCAAGCGAGCCGAAGATGGTGAAGGCCGGATTCAGCGAGGAATGCGGGTCCTGGAACACGATCTGCAGGCGCTTGCGATACGGGAAGAGCTCGTGGTCCTTGAGCTTGGTGAGATCGGTCTCCTGCTCGTCGGTCGAGCGATAGGTGATCTCGCCATTGGTGGAATGGATGAGCTGGAGGATGGTCTTGCCGAGCGTGGTCTTGCCGCAACCGCTCTCGCCCACCAGCCCCAGCACCTCGCCGCGATAGACATCGAGGTTGACGCCGTCGATGGCCTTCACATGCGCGGTGGTCTTCTGCATGAAACCGCCCTTGAGCGGGAAGTGAACCTTCACGTCACGCAGGCGCAGGATCACGTCGTCTTCATTGTGCTGCTGCTGCATGAGCGAACTCCTCGTAGCGCCAGCACATGACGCGGTGGGTATTGGTAACGTGGGTCTCGTCCGGCATGTCGTTGCAGGCTTCGGTGGCGAAGGCGCAGCGCGGGGCGAACTGGCAGCCCGACGGACGGTCGAACGGATCGGGCGTCGAGCCGGGAATGGCCTGGATGTCCTGGTTCTTGCCGCGGCCGAGGACCGGGATCGAGGCCAGGAGGGCACGCGTATAGGGGTGGACGGGGTTGCGCAGCACTTCGCCGACAGTGCCAGCTTCCACGATGTTGCCCATGTACATGACGGCGACGTCGTCGGCCAATTCGGCCACGGCGCCCATGTCGTGGGTGATGAGCATGATGGCGGTGCCGTGCTCCTTCTTGAGCCGGTCCATCAGCTCGAAAATCTGGGCCTGGATGGTGACGTCCAGCGCCGTGGTCGGCTCGTCCGCGATCAGGATCTTGGGGTTGCAGGCCATGGCCATGGCGATCATGGCGCGCTGGCGCATGCCGCCCGAATAGCGGTGCGGGAACTCGTCGACGCGCCGCTCGGGCAAGGGAATGCCCATCGACCGCAGGAGGTCGATGGCCTTGTCCTTGAGCTGCCGGCCCTTGAGCGCCGTGTGGTACTTGAGGTTCTCGATGATCTGGAAACCGACCGTGTAGACCGGGTTGAGCGCGGTCATCGGGTCCTGGAAGATCATGGCCATCTCGGCGCCGCGGATGGCGCGCATCTGGCGGCCGTTGCGGGCGAGCTGGTCGATGCGGATGTCGCCGCGATCGGAGTGATAGATGATCTCGCCCTCTTCGATGCGCGAGAGCGTGGGCAGGAGCTGCATCACCGCCGAGGCCGTGACGCTCTTGCCGCATCCGCTTTCGCCCACGATGCAGAGTGTCTTGCCCTTCTTGATCTGGAACGAGACACCGTTCACCGCCTTGTTGCAGCGCTTGTTGGTGTACATGAAGGTCTTGAGCCCGTTTACCGTCAGGGCGACGTCGTGGTTCTGAGCCATGAGCGTTATCCCTGCTGGGTCGGGTCGGTGGCGTCGCGAAGGCCGTCGCCGATGAAGTTGACCGAGAGCACGAAGAGCGAGATCACCGAGCCCACCGGCAGCCACATCCACCAGTTGTTCTGGAGCACGCGCAGGTCCTGCGCCACGTTGAGGATGTTGCCCCAGGTCGGGATGCCCATCGGCACGCCGAGGCCGAGGAAGCTCAGGCCAGCCTCCTGCAGGATGAAAGCCGCCGTGCTCAGCGTCACGTTGACCATGATGGGGCCG
The sequence above is a segment of the Paradevosia shaoguanensis genome. Coding sequences within it:
- a CDS encoding helix-turn-helix domain-containing protein; its protein translation is MDEIDKRGGRRHGHSLAATLRRLRQEAGLNLNELAQRSDLAPSTLSKIENAQMSPTYETLLSLASGLDVDVTELFAHKPSAPVSGRRTVTRKGEGAVLKAGTYDYELLCADIARKKFVPLLTRINARSTREFNTLVTHPGEEFIYVLEGSIVLHTDLYAPTELKAGDSCYFDSLMGHALISSSDEPATILWVCSNVVEPLIG
- a CDS encoding IclR family transcriptional regulator gives rise to the protein MGLLERGGAFDRVSEDRETPERDDSGAIAVLAKAFHVLETMADMAGPAPLREIAKATALPKGTLFRILQTMVGLGYVGQLTDSSDYYLTSQIAHLGRNARQEDIKMLAMPLMTVLHGKFNETINLGILEGQFVYYVAVMEAQRPLAWRVPAGTRDTFHSTALGRAIVAQLGDSHREALIRRANLKRAEKRGMTREALAALIEEARESKVAFDLEENDEGVVCIGTPIFIDSRVVAAVSVSIPAIRYTPALGEEIRQALLDLDFNFKTNKKRSSDSA
- a CDS encoding GNAT family N-acetyltransferase, yielding MTYEIRPERSPDAAAIRELTDMAFRGAKHSSGTEGAIIDALRTAGALTLSLVATMDGEIVGHVAFSPVTFDGVDIGWLGLGPISVRPDLQGEGIGSALINEGTGHLRRLGVPGCVLLGDPKYYRRFGFESDPAIRYQGVPPEYFRRISLDGSQPTGDVAFHPAFSI
- a CDS encoding aspartate aminotransferase family protein — translated: MGDKLNFEQSARIIAENSRFVAGGVNSNFRLGMQPGPLVFERGEGAYLFDVDGNRLIDYYCGMGAMVLGHNPAGVRQAVKEQVDRGILFAGQAPVEFQAARIICERIPSAERIRFGSSGSEVAQAAMRLARAVTGRRKIVKFEGHYHGWFDNILWSTAPALNAGGPEDAPVPVGGSKGQDPSEAEGLSILGWNDLAAVEARLAKGDVAAVLMEAAMCNQGAISPAPGYLEGVQAACRKHGALLIFDEVITGFRLGRGGAQERFGVTPDISIFAKAIANGFPVAAIVGRADLIDLFATGGVLHGGTFNAQPVAMAAMIGTQNALTPEHYERSSVYGVRLRDGISDILKEAGIKAQVTGFELMFHVAFGLDEPARNYRDMARSDKKGYSLFSLALLQRGVRVLERGAWFVSSEHNDDVVDQTLEAVRSAAREVAPQLG
- a CDS encoding ureidoglycolate lyase; amino-acid sequence: MKLQPLTPGAAEPFAYAIRAVDGKMTEVPMVNEIGDVPGRHVFTVLAPKPVPADAISITFLERHPHSTQSFLPLRVGRWLVVVAPTLPSGDPDLANVRAFVAGPEDAICIARNAWHAGLTVLDQPAEFGMQMWRSDAGDDGVVFTLDQPLTLSL
- a CDS encoding dihydrodipicolinate synthase family protein gives rise to the protein MPAFDIKNITGVIPAMVTTFDENENFDEARMRAAVRFLIDRKVHGLYLTGSTGESFMMSPEERKRVVEVVVDETAGRIPLMAHVGAISTKLTVELAQHAEEAGIDAISSVPPFYWGFSQDQVYNYYSDVTGSTSLPMIAYNVPLAGLFGFDMIKRLSTIKGLAGIKYTATTHFEIMRIKEEISKDFIVYSGADEMAMSGLSFGADGIIGSFYNLIPEVFIALDAAVKAGDMEAARQFQETANAIIFFSLPRNPIAAIKRGMAWMGADAGLCRSPFGNFDKAGEEELKAGFRKLKAERKLEGVAFLDAI
- a CDS encoding ABC transporter ATP-binding protein, with the translated sequence MQQQHNEDDVILRLRDVKVHFPLKGGFMQKTTAHVKAIDGVNLDVYRGEVLGLVGESGCGKTTLGKTILQLIHSTNGEITYRSTDEQETDLTKLKDHELFPYRKRLQIVFQDPHSSLNPAFTIFGSLEDPLKKYGIKSREERRKIIGDLLEAVNMRREYMDRYPHEFSGGQRQRIGIARALSIEPELIICDEAVSALDVSIQAQVLQLLMKLKQEKNLTYIFITHDLSVTEYICDRIAVMYLGRIVELCASEDLYARRLHPYTQALLSAIPVADLDKQTKRIVLEGDVPSPVNPPSGCPFHPRCQFRKDVCSQVEPKLRRYQIDGRDHYAACHLIDLPEAAPNAA
- a CDS encoding ABC transporter ATP-binding protein; the encoded protein is MAQNHDVALTVNGLKTFMYTNKRCNKAVNGVSFQIKKGKTLCIVGESGCGKSVTASAVMQLLPTLSRIEEGEIIYHSDRGDIRIDQLARNGRQMRAIRGAEMAMIFQDPMTALNPVYTVGFQIIENLKYHTALKGRQLKDKAIDLLRSMGIPLPERRVDEFPHRYSGGMRQRAMIAMAMACNPKILIADEPTTALDVTIQAQIFELMDRLKKEHGTAIMLITHDMGAVAELADDVAVMYMGNIVEAGTVGEVLRNPVHPYTRALLASIPVLGRGKNQDIQAIPGSTPDPFDRPSGCQFAPRCAFATEACNDMPDETHVTNTHRVMCWRYEEFAHAAAAQ